Proteins encoded in a region of the Phacochoerus africanus isolate WHEZ1 chromosome 8, ROS_Pafr_v1, whole genome shotgun sequence genome:
- the FHL3 gene encoding four and a half LIM domains protein 3 isoform X2 translates to MSETFDCAKCSESLYGRKYIQTDNGPYCVPCYDNTFANTCAECQQLIGHDSRELFYEDRHFHEGCFRCCRCQRSLADEPFTCQDSELLCNDCYCSAFSSQCSACGETVMPGSRKLEYGGQTWHEHCFLCSGCEQPLGSCSFVPDKGAHYCVPCYENKFAPRCARCSKTLTQGGVTYRDQPWHRECLVCTGCQTPLAGQQFTSRDDDPYCVACFGELFAPKCSSCKRPITGLGGGKYVSFEDRHWHHSCFSCARCSTSLVGQGFVPDGDQVLCQGCSQAGP, encoded by the exons ATGAGTGAGACCTTTGACTGTGCAAAATGCAGCGAGTCCCTGTACGGGCGCAAATACATTCAGACGGACAACGGCCCCTACTGTGTGCCCTGCTACGACAACACCTTCGCCAACACGTGCGCTGAGTGCCAGCAGCTTATCGGGCATGACTCGAGG GAGCTGTTTTACGAGGATCGCCACTTCCACGAGGGCTGTTTCCGCTGCTGCCGCTGCCAGCGCTCCCTCGCCGACGAGCCCTTCACCTGCCAGGATAGCGAGCTGCTCTGTAACGACTGCTACTGCAGCGCCTTCTCTTCTCAGTGCTCCGCCTGCGGAGAGACCGTCATGCCTG GGTCCCGGAAGCTGGAGTACGGAGGCCAGACGTGGCATGAGCACTGCTTCCTGTGCAGCGGCTGTGAGCAGCCGCTGGGCTCCTGTTCCTTTGTGCCCGACAAGGGTGCTCACTACTGCGTGCCCTGCTATGAAAACAAGTTCGCGCCTCGCTGCGCCCGCTGCAgcaag ACGCTGACACAGGGTGGTGTGACGTACCGTGACCAACCCTGGCATCGAGAATGCCTGGTCTGCACAGGGTGCCAGACGCCCCTGGCAGGGCAGCAGTTCACCTCCCGGGACGATGATCCTTATTGTGTGGCCTGTTTTGGAGAACTCTTTGCACCCAAGTGCAGCAGCTGCAAGCGCCCCATCACAG GACTCGGCGGAGGCAAGTATGTGTCCTTTGAAGACCGCCACTGGCACCACAGCTGCTTCTCCTGTGCCCGCTGCTCCACCTCCCTGGTGGGTCAAGGCTTCGTGCCGGACGGAGACCAAGTGCTGTGCCAGGGTTGCAGCCAGGCAGGGCCCTGA
- the FHL3 gene encoding four and a half LIM domains protein 3 isoform X1 has product MCLGQGSITATMSETFDCAKCSESLYGRKYIQTDNGPYCVPCYDNTFANTCAECQQLIGHDSRELFYEDRHFHEGCFRCCRCQRSLADEPFTCQDSELLCNDCYCSAFSSQCSACGETVMPGSRKLEYGGQTWHEHCFLCSGCEQPLGSCSFVPDKGAHYCVPCYENKFAPRCARCSKTLTQGGVTYRDQPWHRECLVCTGCQTPLAGQQFTSRDDDPYCVACFGELFAPKCSSCKRPITGLGGGKYVSFEDRHWHHSCFSCARCSTSLVGQGFVPDGDQVLCQGCSQAGP; this is encoded by the exons ATGTGTTTGGGCCAG GGCTCCATCACAGCCACCATGAGTGAGACCTTTGACTGTGCAAAATGCAGCGAGTCCCTGTACGGGCGCAAATACATTCAGACGGACAACGGCCCCTACTGTGTGCCCTGCTACGACAACACCTTCGCCAACACGTGCGCTGAGTGCCAGCAGCTTATCGGGCATGACTCGAGG GAGCTGTTTTACGAGGATCGCCACTTCCACGAGGGCTGTTTCCGCTGCTGCCGCTGCCAGCGCTCCCTCGCCGACGAGCCCTTCACCTGCCAGGATAGCGAGCTGCTCTGTAACGACTGCTACTGCAGCGCCTTCTCTTCTCAGTGCTCCGCCTGCGGAGAGACCGTCATGCCTG GGTCCCGGAAGCTGGAGTACGGAGGCCAGACGTGGCATGAGCACTGCTTCCTGTGCAGCGGCTGTGAGCAGCCGCTGGGCTCCTGTTCCTTTGTGCCCGACAAGGGTGCTCACTACTGCGTGCCCTGCTATGAAAACAAGTTCGCGCCTCGCTGCGCCCGCTGCAgcaag ACGCTGACACAGGGTGGTGTGACGTACCGTGACCAACCCTGGCATCGAGAATGCCTGGTCTGCACAGGGTGCCAGACGCCCCTGGCAGGGCAGCAGTTCACCTCCCGGGACGATGATCCTTATTGTGTGGCCTGTTTTGGAGAACTCTTTGCACCCAAGTGCAGCAGCTGCAAGCGCCCCATCACAG GACTCGGCGGAGGCAAGTATGTGTCCTTTGAAGACCGCCACTGGCACCACAGCTGCTTCTCCTGTGCCCGCTGCTCCACCTCCCTGGTGGGTCAAGGCTTCGTGCCGGACGGAGACCAAGTGCTGTGCCAGGGTTGCAGCCAGGCAGGGCCCTGA